The window ATCGTGTCGGGGTTCGAAAACGACGTACTCGTCTCCTCGTTCTACGAGGCCGCGCTGGCAACGGTCCGGGAGACCGACCCGTCGCTACCGACGGCATTCCTGTTTTGGGACTCCATCGAAGAGGGGTTGGAGATAACACGAAAGTACGACTGTGAAGCGCTCCATCCGCCGTGGAACATGATTCGAGACACTCCGTTTTTCGGCGACGAATACTACCTTTCCGGCCCGTTTGCCGATATCGATCTCATCGAAGTCGCACACGAAGAGGGACGCACGGCAAACACGTGGACCGTCGGAACGGGGTATCAAGCGACCCAGCTGCGTGATGCTGGCGTGGATGGAATCATCGCCGATTACCCGGGTTTGCTCGGCTTCGACGGTCGATAACTACGTGCGCCGACCGGTAGCTCGTTTCACTCGGAGTTCGTAGACGACCGGTTCGACGATGGCGATATCCTCGTTGAGACGCTCTATTCTAAATCAAACTTATTAATTTATTTTGAACTGGTAAATATATTATGAATAACCGATTTTAGTGTGGTGTGTGTATCCGCTTAGCATGGCATCAGATTTCGGAGCACTGTCGCTGTTACCGCCGCTGTTGGCTATCGTATTGGCCATCGCCACGCGCCGAGCAATGCTGTCGCTGTTCATCGGCGTCTGGGTCGGTGGCATCATCTACTCCGGCAGTATCGGCGTCGCACAGATGTTCGACTGGATTATCGATTCCATCGGCGCGAGCACGTTCAACGCGAAAATCCTCGTGTTTACCCTGCTGTTAGGGGCCGGCATCGCGCTTATTTGGCGGTTAGGTGGTGCGTTCGCGATTACGCGCTTTGCCACCCGTAAAATCGATTCACACCGCAGAGCTGGCATTACGACGTGGTTGCTCGGACTCCTCTGGAACTTCGACGATTACGCCAACAACGCCATCGTCGGCAGTTCGATGAAGGACATCGCCGACGAGATGCGGATGTCCCGCGAGAAGCTGGCGTACATCCTCGACTCGACCGCCGCGCCGATGGCGACCATCGGGCTGTCCAGCTGGGTCGCGTTCGAAATCGGCCTTATCAGGAACCAGTACAAGGAACTCGGCATCCAAGGGGAAACACCCACTGCGGCCACGACGTTCCTGCAGAGTATCCCGTTCAATATGTACTCGATACTCGCGTTGGCGATGGTCGGTATCATCGTCGTCACACAGCGGGATTTCGGCGAAATGCTCGACGCCGAAAACCGCGCACAGCGCACCGGAAACGTCATCCGTGAAGAGGCGAATCCGCTCCAAAGTATCAAAGAGGACTTGGGAGAACCCGTACTGGACAACGCACCCCTTCGGATGTTCTTCCTCCCAGTATCCGTGCTGGTCGCCACCGTTATCACCGGTGCGGCGGTAACCGGGTATGCTCCGGATCGAAATCTCGTGCAGATATTCGAGAACACGGACATCGCGGGTGCACTCGTGTGGGGTTCGTTCGGGA of the Haladaptatus caseinilyticus genome contains:
- a CDS encoding Na+/H+ antiporter NhaC family protein is translated as MASDFGALSLLPPLLAIVLAIATRRAMLSLFIGVWVGGIIYSGSIGVAQMFDWIIDSIGASTFNAKILVFTLLLGAGIALIWRLGGAFAITRFATRKIDSHRRAGITTWLLGLLWNFDDYANNAIVGSSMKDIADEMRMSREKLAYILDSTAAPMATIGLSSWVAFEIGLIRNQYKELGIQGETPTAATTFLQSIPFNMYSILALAMVGIIVVTQRDFGEMLDAENRAQRTGNVIREEANPLQSIKEDLGEPVLDNAPLRMFFLPVSVLVATVITGAAVTGYAPDRNLVQIFENTDIAGALVWGSFGMVATSIVLSQVHDAMSLDETMDTVLDGFATMLPAVSILVLAWSIGSVASALGTGQFVTGLAKGVVSPIQLPAIIFLTSAFISLAIGTSWGTMSIMTPIVIPLAWNIGGNSPSFIAVAVGAMFSGAIFGDNCSPISDTTILASTFAGSDHIDHVRTQMYYAGTVLIATAVIYLLYGLTNLSPLVLLPLGIVVLFGLVYAFSEIDAKRKNISAKPGSKQHSKPNVTSDD